A single genomic interval of Oryza sativa Japonica Group chromosome 7, ASM3414082v1 harbors:
- the LOC136351074 gene encoding AAA-ATPase At3g28610-like produces the protein MAATSAVTTTTGARWRSWAFANMGTLLAHFGSLSFFLGPLLAAYAPRRLLLTYFNLFLRRRARRLLNAVDPYITVDISECPAAARYYSRYDPVDARDTTYDEAKAYLSATCSSEARELHAEGAEEGDGLVISMRDGQDVADEFGGATMWWSSVAAEQQAAPPPPQGAAERRCLRLTFHMRHRRLVVDEYLPHVRREGREVLFSSRRRRLYTNNKMSEYASYSDEKAWSYVDFDHPTTFETLAMEPAKKKAIMDDLDAFRRSREFYRRTGKPWKRGYLLHGPPGTGKSTMVAAMANYLDYDIYDVELTVVGNNNNLRKLLIETTSKSIIVIEDIDCSLDITGDRAARRSRPPPSYRDGHDRRSSDVTLSGLLNFIDGLWSACGGERIVVFTTNHLDKLDPALIRRGRMDMHIEMSYCGFEAFKTLAKNYLDVDAHHLFDAVEELLRDVNLTPADVAECLMTARRSGSDDTSCLEICVDELKKRAEERAKEEAEAKAREEAEAKAMAEFEEKAKEKALAKAKAVVDAAAAAAAAAATTATAKPNATKEEEEEEEEEEEEEEEDSQEESSADTGQFTE, from the coding sequence atggcggccacgtcggcggtgaccaccaccaccggcgcgCGGTGGCGGAGCTGGGCGTTCGCCAACATGGGCACGCTGCTCGCCCACTTCGGCTCGctctccttcttcctcggcccgctcctcgccgcgtacgcgccgcggcggctgctgctcacCTACTTCAacctcttcctccgccgccgcgcgcggcggctgctCAACGCCGTCGACCCATACATCACCGTCGACATCTCCGagtgccccgccgccgcgcgctacTACTCGAGGTACGACCCCGTGGACGCCCGCGACACCACCTACGACGAGGCGAAGGCGTACCTGAGCGCCACGTGCTCGTCCGAGGCCCGCGAGCTCCACGCCGAGGGcgccgaggagggcgacggGCTGGTCATCAGCATGCGCGACGGCCAGGACGTCGCCGACGAGTTCGGCGGCGCGACGATGTGGTggtcgtcggtggcggcggagcagcaggcggcgccgccgccgccgcagggggcggcggagcggcggtgccTCCGCCTCACGTTCCAcatgcgccaccgccgcctcgtcgtcgacgagTACCTCCCCCACGTCCGCCGCGAGGGCCGCGAGGTGCTCTtcagcagccggcggcggcggctctacaCCAACAACAAGATGTCGGAGTACGCGTCGTACTCCGACGAGAAGGCGTGGAGCTACGTCGACTTCGACCACCCGACGACCTTCGAGACGCTGGCCATGGAGCCGGCCAAGAAGAAGGCGATCATGGACGACCTCGACGCGTTCCGGCGGAGCAGGGAGTTCTACCGCCGCACCGGCAAGCCGTGGAAGCGCGGCTACCTCCTGCACGGCCCGCCCGGCACCGGCAAGTCCACCAtggtcgccgccatggccaactACCTCGACTACGACATCTACGACGTCGAGCTCACCGTCGtcggcaacaacaacaacctccgcaagctcctcatCGAGACGACGAGCAAgtccatcatcgtcatcgaggACATCGACTGCTCCCTCGACATCACCGGCGACCGCGCCGCGCGGcggtcgcggccgccgccgtcgtacaGGGACGGCCACGACCGCCGCTCCAGCGACGTCACCCTCTCCGGCCTCCTCAACTTCATCGACGGGCTCTggtcggcgtgcggcggcgagcgcatCGTCGTGTTCACCACCAACCACCTCGACAAGCTCGATCCGGCGCTCATCCGCCGCGGCCGCATGGACATGCACATCGAGATGTCCTACTGCGGCTTCGAGGCGTTCAAGACGCTCGCCAAGAACTACCTCGACGTCGACGCCCACCACCTGTTCGACGCCGTCGAGGAGCTCCTCCGGGATGTCAACCTcacgccggccgacgtcgccgagtGCCTCATGACGGCCAGGCGCTCCGGCTCCGACGACACCTCCTGCCTCGAGATCTGCGTCGACGAGCTCAAGAagagggcggaggagagggcaaaggaggaggccgaggcgaaggcgagagaggaggccgaggcGAAGGCCATGGCGGAGTTCGAGGAGAAGGCGAAGGAGAAGGCTTTGGCCAAAGCCAAGGCAGTGGTGgacgcagccgcagccgcggcggcggcagcggcgacgacggcgacggcgaagccaAACGCAAccaaggaggaggaagaagaagaagaagaagaagaagaagaagaagaagaagatagcCAAGAAGAATCTTCTGCTGATACAGGACAATTCACCGAATAA